One window of the Saccopteryx bilineata isolate mSacBil1 chromosome 2, mSacBil1_pri_phased_curated, whole genome shotgun sequence genome contains the following:
- the MDM1 gene encoding nuclear protein MDM1 isoform X2 gives MPVRFKGLSEYQRNFLWKKSYLSESCNSSVGRRYPWAGLRSDQLGITKEPSFISKRRVPYHDPQISKSLEWNGATSENDVFVSPAPEAPKAPESQRAEQKQDVNQERVLALEASRVPKRTRSHSADSRAEGAGDIVENNKDVIANHIPANENVELEHSTKLPSESIDNTLDRVLQKKAGLTVVPSHSVLRNSEYQRQFVWKTPKETAPVFAANQVLHNKSKFVPQFKGNSTIHETEYKRNFKGLSPVKEPKLRNDLKESGYFETTSSEKKLEAEMESKDLCQPKKKCTPWRHQRLGKVHSEYRAKFLSPAQYLYKAGAWTRVKENIPNHGSLNAMWYAEVKELREKAECYRKRIQGTHFSRDHLNQILSDKNCFWDVSSTTSSEGTISSNIRALDLAGDPTSHKTLQKWASTKLEEKRPILEEQPQKTTTEKLGLSDAPCIPVRRRLAWDAENTGEDVQKQPREEEVEERERDKQVYMGELEKLEVHEKSKADKIKEGSDSSSMSSGKGGRLPTPKLRELGGVQRTHHDLTTPAVGGAVLVSPSKVKPPVPEQKKRMSSQDGLETPQTDLRKKGSHVMARQTSPAAGVKTADPLPLREDSEVSITKCAAATPPECCKKIPECSKNTPGRSPSSPCISCYWHPSRRIQGSLKDPEFQHNVGKARKNNFQLPQHEAFNDEDDDRLSEISARSAASSLRAFQTLARAQKRKESFWGKT, from the exons GAATCACGAAAGAGccaagttttatttcaaaaagaagagtCCCTTACCATGACCCACAGATTTCAAAATCTCTTGAGTGGAATGGAGCTACCTCAGAGAATGATGTGTTCGTATCACCAGCACCTGAAGCCCCCAAAGCACCAGAATCACAAAGGGCAGAACAAAAGCAAGATGTTAACCAAGAAAGAGTTCTTGCACTAGAAGCCTCCAGGGTTCCCAAGAGGACCAGATCTCACTCTGCAGACTCCAGAGCTGAAGGGGCTGGAGATATTGTGGAAAATAATAAGGATGTAATAGCAAACCATATACCAGCTAATGAAAATGTGGAACTGGAACATTCTACCAAGCTTCCCTCTGAAAGCATAGATAATACG TTGGATAGAGTTCTGCAGAAGAAAGCTGGATTGACTGTTGTTCCTTCACATAGTGTCTTGAGAAATTCTGAATATCAAAGGCAGTTTGTTTGGAAGACCCCTAAAGAAACTGCTCCAGTTTTTGCAGCCAATCAG gttttgcacaataaaagcaaatttgTTCCACAATTCAAAGGTAACTCAACAATCCATGAAActgaatataaaagaaattttaagggcTTATCTCCAGTGAAAGAACCAAAATTAagaaatgatttaaaagaaagcgGATATTTTGAAACAACATCTTCTGAAAAAAAG ttagaagcagagatgGAATCAAAAGACTTATGTCAGCCTAAAAAGAAGTGTACTCCTTGGAGACATCAAAGGCTTGG GAAGGTGCATTCTGAATATAGAGCCAAGTTTCTGAGCCCAGCCCAGTATTTATATAAAGCTGGGGCTTGGACACGTGTGAAGGAAAACATACCAAACCAT GGTTCTCTAAATGCCATGTGGTATGCAGAG GTTAAAGAACTCCGGGAGAAGGCTGAGTGTTATAGGAAACGAATTCAAGGGACACATTTTTCTCGAGATCATCTGAATCAGATTCTTTCTGACAAAAACTGCTTTTGGGATGTTTCCTCGACCACGAGCTCAGAAGGAACCATTAGTAGTAACATTAGAGCACTAGATCTTGCTGG AGATCCTACAAGCCATAAGACTTTGCAGAAATGGGCTTCtacaaaactagaagaaaaaagaCCTATCTTGGAAGAACAGCCCCAGAAAACTACCACGGAGAAACTGGGCTTGTCAGATGCTCCCTGcatacctgttagaaggcgtctggcttgggatgcagagaacaCTGGTGAAGACGTACAGAAACAGCCaagagaggaggaggtggaggaaagggaaagggacaaGCAGGTTTATATGGGAGAGTTAGAGAAATTGGAAGTACATGAAAAATCTAAGGCAGACAAGATAAAAGAAGG gtCAGATTCCTCTTCCATGTCCTCAGGAAAAGGAGGCAGGCTTCCCACTCCAAAGCTGCGGGAGCTGGGTGGGGTCCAGAGGACTCACCACGACCTGACCACTCCGGCTGTTG GTGGTGCTGTTTTAGTGTCTCCATCTAAAGTGAAGCCTCCAGTCccagaacagaagaaaagaatgtCTTCTCAGGATGGCTTAGAAACTCCACAGACTGATTTGAggaag aAAGGAAGCCATGTGATGGCCCGTCAGACTTCTCCAGCTGCTGGTGTAAAAACAGCTGATCCCCTGCCTTTGAGGGAAGATTCTGAAGTCAGTATCACCAAATGTGCTGCAGCAACTCCTCCAGAATGTTGCAAAAAAATTCCAGAATGCTCCAAAAACACACCTGGGCGGTCTCCCTCTTCACCCTGTATTTCGTGCTACTGGCATCCCTCTCGTCGGATTCAGGGCTCTCTGAAAGACCCAGAATTTCAGCACAACG tgggaaaagCAAGGAAGAACAATTTCCAGTTACCTCAGCACGAAGCCTTTAATGATGAAG ATGATGACAGATTATCTGAGATTTCTGCTCGCTCTGCAGCATCTAGTCTCCGGGCTTTTCAGACTCTGGCACGAGctcagaaaaggaaggagagtttCTGGGGCAAAACATAA
- the MDM1 gene encoding nuclear protein MDM1 isoform X1, whose translation MPVRFKGLSEYQRNFLWKKSYLSESCNSSVGRRYPWAGLRSDQLGITKEPSFISKRRVPYHDPQISKSLEWNGATSENDVFVSPAPEAPKAPESQRAEQKQDVNQERVLALEASRVPKRTRSHSADSRAEGAGDIVENNKDVIANHIPANENVELEHSTKLPSESIDNTLDRVLQKKAGLTVVPSHSVLRNSEYQRQFVWKTPKETAPVFAANQVLHNKSKFVPQFKGNSTIHETEYKRNFKGLSPVKEPKLRNDLKESGYFETTSSEKKCNKTDYSLKLEAEMESKDLCQPKKKCTPWRHQRLGKVHSEYRAKFLSPAQYLYKAGAWTRVKENIPNHGSLNAMWYAEVKELREKAECYRKRIQGTHFSRDHLNQILSDKNCFWDVSSTTSSEGTISSNIRALDLAGDPTSHKTLQKWASTKLEEKRPILEEQPQKTTTEKLGLSDAPCIPVRRRLAWDAENTGEDVQKQPREEEVEERERDKQVYMGELEKLEVHEKSKADKIKEGSDSSSMSSGKGGRLPTPKLRELGGVQRTHHDLTTPAVGGAVLVSPSKVKPPVPEQKKRMSSQDGLETPQTDLRKKGSHVMARQTSPAAGVKTADPLPLREDSEVSITKCAAATPPECCKKIPECSKNTPGRSPSSPCISCYWHPSRRIQGSLKDPEFQHNVGKARKNNFQLPQHEAFNDEDDDRLSEISARSAASSLRAFQTLARAQKRKESFWGKT comes from the exons GAATCACGAAAGAGccaagttttatttcaaaaagaagagtCCCTTACCATGACCCACAGATTTCAAAATCTCTTGAGTGGAATGGAGCTACCTCAGAGAATGATGTGTTCGTATCACCAGCACCTGAAGCCCCCAAAGCACCAGAATCACAAAGGGCAGAACAAAAGCAAGATGTTAACCAAGAAAGAGTTCTTGCACTAGAAGCCTCCAGGGTTCCCAAGAGGACCAGATCTCACTCTGCAGACTCCAGAGCTGAAGGGGCTGGAGATATTGTGGAAAATAATAAGGATGTAATAGCAAACCATATACCAGCTAATGAAAATGTGGAACTGGAACATTCTACCAAGCTTCCCTCTGAAAGCATAGATAATACG TTGGATAGAGTTCTGCAGAAGAAAGCTGGATTGACTGTTGTTCCTTCACATAGTGTCTTGAGAAATTCTGAATATCAAAGGCAGTTTGTTTGGAAGACCCCTAAAGAAACTGCTCCAGTTTTTGCAGCCAATCAG gttttgcacaataaaagcaaatttgTTCCACAATTCAAAGGTAACTCAACAATCCATGAAActgaatataaaagaaattttaagggcTTATCTCCAGTGAAAGAACCAAAATTAagaaatgatttaaaagaaagcgGATATTTTGAAACAACATCTTCTGAAAAAAAG tgtaatAAAACagattattctttaaagttagaagcagagatgGAATCAAAAGACTTATGTCAGCCTAAAAAGAAGTGTACTCCTTGGAGACATCAAAGGCTTGG GAAGGTGCATTCTGAATATAGAGCCAAGTTTCTGAGCCCAGCCCAGTATTTATATAAAGCTGGGGCTTGGACACGTGTGAAGGAAAACATACCAAACCAT GGTTCTCTAAATGCCATGTGGTATGCAGAG GTTAAAGAACTCCGGGAGAAGGCTGAGTGTTATAGGAAACGAATTCAAGGGACACATTTTTCTCGAGATCATCTGAATCAGATTCTTTCTGACAAAAACTGCTTTTGGGATGTTTCCTCGACCACGAGCTCAGAAGGAACCATTAGTAGTAACATTAGAGCACTAGATCTTGCTGG AGATCCTACAAGCCATAAGACTTTGCAGAAATGGGCTTCtacaaaactagaagaaaaaagaCCTATCTTGGAAGAACAGCCCCAGAAAACTACCACGGAGAAACTGGGCTTGTCAGATGCTCCCTGcatacctgttagaaggcgtctggcttgggatgcagagaacaCTGGTGAAGACGTACAGAAACAGCCaagagaggaggaggtggaggaaagggaaagggacaaGCAGGTTTATATGGGAGAGTTAGAGAAATTGGAAGTACATGAAAAATCTAAGGCAGACAAGATAAAAGAAGG gtCAGATTCCTCTTCCATGTCCTCAGGAAAAGGAGGCAGGCTTCCCACTCCAAAGCTGCGGGAGCTGGGTGGGGTCCAGAGGACTCACCACGACCTGACCACTCCGGCTGTTG GTGGTGCTGTTTTAGTGTCTCCATCTAAAGTGAAGCCTCCAGTCccagaacagaagaaaagaatgtCTTCTCAGGATGGCTTAGAAACTCCACAGACTGATTTGAggaag aAAGGAAGCCATGTGATGGCCCGTCAGACTTCTCCAGCTGCTGGTGTAAAAACAGCTGATCCCCTGCCTTTGAGGGAAGATTCTGAAGTCAGTATCACCAAATGTGCTGCAGCAACTCCTCCAGAATGTTGCAAAAAAATTCCAGAATGCTCCAAAAACACACCTGGGCGGTCTCCCTCTTCACCCTGTATTTCGTGCTACTGGCATCCCTCTCGTCGGATTCAGGGCTCTCTGAAAGACCCAGAATTTCAGCACAACG tgggaaaagCAAGGAAGAACAATTTCCAGTTACCTCAGCACGAAGCCTTTAATGATGAAG ATGATGACAGATTATCTGAGATTTCTGCTCGCTCTGCAGCATCTAGTCTCCGGGCTTTTCAGACTCTGGCACGAGctcagaaaaggaaggagagtttCTGGGGCAAAACATAA
- the MDM1 gene encoding nuclear protein MDM1 isoform X4, which translates to MPVRFKGLSEYQRNFLWKKSYLSESCNSSVGRRYPWAGLRSDQLGITKEPSFISKRRVPYHDPQISKSLEWNGATSENDVFVSPAPEAPKAPESQRAEQKQDVNQERVLALEASRVPKRTRSHSADSRAEGAGDIVENNKDVIANHIPANENVELEHSTKLPSESIDNTLDRVLQKKAGLTVVPSHSVLRNSEYQRQFVWKTPKETAPVFAANQVLHNKSKFVPQFKGNSTIHETEYKRNFKGLSPVKEPKLRNDLKESGYFETTSSEKKCNKTDYSLKLEAEMESKDLCQPKKKCTPWRHQRLGKVHSEYRAKFLSPAQYLYKAGAWTRVKENIPNHGSLNAMWYAEVKELREKAECYRKRIQGTHFSRDHLNQILSDKNCFWDVSSTTSSEGTISSNIRALDLAGDPTSHKTLQKWASTKLEEKRPILEEQPQKTTTEKLGLSDAPCIPVRRRLAWDAENTGEDVQKQPREEEVEERERDKQVYMGELEKLEVHEKSKADKIKEGSDSSSMSSGKGGRLPTPKLRELGGVQRTHHDLTTPAVGGAVLVSPSKVKPPVPEQKKRMSSQDGLETPQTDLRKKGSHVMARQTSPAAGVKTADPLPLREDSEVSITKCAAATPPECCKKIPECSKNTPGRSPSSPCISCYWHPSRRIQGSLKDPEFQHNDDDRLSEISARSAASSLRAFQTLARAQKRKESFWGKT; encoded by the exons GAATCACGAAAGAGccaagttttatttcaaaaagaagagtCCCTTACCATGACCCACAGATTTCAAAATCTCTTGAGTGGAATGGAGCTACCTCAGAGAATGATGTGTTCGTATCACCAGCACCTGAAGCCCCCAAAGCACCAGAATCACAAAGGGCAGAACAAAAGCAAGATGTTAACCAAGAAAGAGTTCTTGCACTAGAAGCCTCCAGGGTTCCCAAGAGGACCAGATCTCACTCTGCAGACTCCAGAGCTGAAGGGGCTGGAGATATTGTGGAAAATAATAAGGATGTAATAGCAAACCATATACCAGCTAATGAAAATGTGGAACTGGAACATTCTACCAAGCTTCCCTCTGAAAGCATAGATAATACG TTGGATAGAGTTCTGCAGAAGAAAGCTGGATTGACTGTTGTTCCTTCACATAGTGTCTTGAGAAATTCTGAATATCAAAGGCAGTTTGTTTGGAAGACCCCTAAAGAAACTGCTCCAGTTTTTGCAGCCAATCAG gttttgcacaataaaagcaaatttgTTCCACAATTCAAAGGTAACTCAACAATCCATGAAActgaatataaaagaaattttaagggcTTATCTCCAGTGAAAGAACCAAAATTAagaaatgatttaaaagaaagcgGATATTTTGAAACAACATCTTCTGAAAAAAAG tgtaatAAAACagattattctttaaagttagaagcagagatgGAATCAAAAGACTTATGTCAGCCTAAAAAGAAGTGTACTCCTTGGAGACATCAAAGGCTTGG GAAGGTGCATTCTGAATATAGAGCCAAGTTTCTGAGCCCAGCCCAGTATTTATATAAAGCTGGGGCTTGGACACGTGTGAAGGAAAACATACCAAACCAT GGTTCTCTAAATGCCATGTGGTATGCAGAG GTTAAAGAACTCCGGGAGAAGGCTGAGTGTTATAGGAAACGAATTCAAGGGACACATTTTTCTCGAGATCATCTGAATCAGATTCTTTCTGACAAAAACTGCTTTTGGGATGTTTCCTCGACCACGAGCTCAGAAGGAACCATTAGTAGTAACATTAGAGCACTAGATCTTGCTGG AGATCCTACAAGCCATAAGACTTTGCAGAAATGGGCTTCtacaaaactagaagaaaaaagaCCTATCTTGGAAGAACAGCCCCAGAAAACTACCACGGAGAAACTGGGCTTGTCAGATGCTCCCTGcatacctgttagaaggcgtctggcttgggatgcagagaacaCTGGTGAAGACGTACAGAAACAGCCaagagaggaggaggtggaggaaagggaaagggacaaGCAGGTTTATATGGGAGAGTTAGAGAAATTGGAAGTACATGAAAAATCTAAGGCAGACAAGATAAAAGAAGG gtCAGATTCCTCTTCCATGTCCTCAGGAAAAGGAGGCAGGCTTCCCACTCCAAAGCTGCGGGAGCTGGGTGGGGTCCAGAGGACTCACCACGACCTGACCACTCCGGCTGTTG GTGGTGCTGTTTTAGTGTCTCCATCTAAAGTGAAGCCTCCAGTCccagaacagaagaaaagaatgtCTTCTCAGGATGGCTTAGAAACTCCACAGACTGATTTGAggaag aAAGGAAGCCATGTGATGGCCCGTCAGACTTCTCCAGCTGCTGGTGTAAAAACAGCTGATCCCCTGCCTTTGAGGGAAGATTCTGAAGTCAGTATCACCAAATGTGCTGCAGCAACTCCTCCAGAATGTTGCAAAAAAATTCCAGAATGCTCCAAAAACACACCTGGGCGGTCTCCCTCTTCACCCTGTATTTCGTGCTACTGGCATCCCTCTCGTCGGATTCAGGGCTCTCTGAAAGACCCAGAATTTCAGCACAACG ATGATGACAGATTATCTGAGATTTCTGCTCGCTCTGCAGCATCTAGTCTCCGGGCTTTTCAGACTCTGGCACGAGctcagaaaaggaaggagagtttCTGGGGCAAAACATAA
- the MDM1 gene encoding nuclear protein MDM1 isoform X5 has protein sequence MPVRFKGLSEYQRNFLWKKSYLSESCNSSVGRRYPWAGLRSDQLGITKEPSFISKRRVPYHDPQISKSLEWNGATSENDVFVSPAPEAPKAPESQRAEQKQDVNQERVLALEASRVPKRTRSHSADSRAEGAGDIVENNKDVIANHIPANENVELEHSTKLPSESIDNTLDRVLQKKAGLTVVPSHSVLRNSEYQRQFVWKTPKETAPVFAANQVLHNKSKFVPQFKGNSTIHETEYKRNFKGLSPVKEPKLRNDLKESGYFETTSSEKKCNKTDYSLKLEAEMESKDLCQPKKKCTPWRHQRLGKVHSEYRAKFLSPAQYLYKAGAWTRVKENIPNHGSLNAMWYAEVKELREKAECYRKRIQGTHFSRDHLNQILSDKNCFWDVSSTTSSEGTISSNIRALDLAGSDSSSMSSGKGGRLPTPKLRELGGVQRTHHDLTTPAVGGAVLVSPSKVKPPVPEQKKRMSSQDGLETPQTDLRKKGSHVMARQTSPAAGVKTADPLPLREDSEVSITKCAAATPPECCKKIPECSKNTPGRSPSSPCISCYWHPSRRIQGSLKDPEFQHNVGKARKNNFQLPQHEAFNDEDDDRLSEISARSAASSLRAFQTLARAQKRKESFWGKT, from the exons GAATCACGAAAGAGccaagttttatttcaaaaagaagagtCCCTTACCATGACCCACAGATTTCAAAATCTCTTGAGTGGAATGGAGCTACCTCAGAGAATGATGTGTTCGTATCACCAGCACCTGAAGCCCCCAAAGCACCAGAATCACAAAGGGCAGAACAAAAGCAAGATGTTAACCAAGAAAGAGTTCTTGCACTAGAAGCCTCCAGGGTTCCCAAGAGGACCAGATCTCACTCTGCAGACTCCAGAGCTGAAGGGGCTGGAGATATTGTGGAAAATAATAAGGATGTAATAGCAAACCATATACCAGCTAATGAAAATGTGGAACTGGAACATTCTACCAAGCTTCCCTCTGAAAGCATAGATAATACG TTGGATAGAGTTCTGCAGAAGAAAGCTGGATTGACTGTTGTTCCTTCACATAGTGTCTTGAGAAATTCTGAATATCAAAGGCAGTTTGTTTGGAAGACCCCTAAAGAAACTGCTCCAGTTTTTGCAGCCAATCAG gttttgcacaataaaagcaaatttgTTCCACAATTCAAAGGTAACTCAACAATCCATGAAActgaatataaaagaaattttaagggcTTATCTCCAGTGAAAGAACCAAAATTAagaaatgatttaaaagaaagcgGATATTTTGAAACAACATCTTCTGAAAAAAAG tgtaatAAAACagattattctttaaagttagaagcagagatgGAATCAAAAGACTTATGTCAGCCTAAAAAGAAGTGTACTCCTTGGAGACATCAAAGGCTTGG GAAGGTGCATTCTGAATATAGAGCCAAGTTTCTGAGCCCAGCCCAGTATTTATATAAAGCTGGGGCTTGGACACGTGTGAAGGAAAACATACCAAACCAT GGTTCTCTAAATGCCATGTGGTATGCAGAG GTTAAAGAACTCCGGGAGAAGGCTGAGTGTTATAGGAAACGAATTCAAGGGACACATTTTTCTCGAGATCATCTGAATCAGATTCTTTCTGACAAAAACTGCTTTTGGGATGTTTCCTCGACCACGAGCTCAGAAGGAACCATTAGTAGTAACATTAGAGCACTAGATCTTGCTGG gtCAGATTCCTCTTCCATGTCCTCAGGAAAAGGAGGCAGGCTTCCCACTCCAAAGCTGCGGGAGCTGGGTGGGGTCCAGAGGACTCACCACGACCTGACCACTCCGGCTGTTG GTGGTGCTGTTTTAGTGTCTCCATCTAAAGTGAAGCCTCCAGTCccagaacagaagaaaagaatgtCTTCTCAGGATGGCTTAGAAACTCCACAGACTGATTTGAggaag aAAGGAAGCCATGTGATGGCCCGTCAGACTTCTCCAGCTGCTGGTGTAAAAACAGCTGATCCCCTGCCTTTGAGGGAAGATTCTGAAGTCAGTATCACCAAATGTGCTGCAGCAACTCCTCCAGAATGTTGCAAAAAAATTCCAGAATGCTCCAAAAACACACCTGGGCGGTCTCCCTCTTCACCCTGTATTTCGTGCTACTGGCATCCCTCTCGTCGGATTCAGGGCTCTCTGAAAGACCCAGAATTTCAGCACAACG tgggaaaagCAAGGAAGAACAATTTCCAGTTACCTCAGCACGAAGCCTTTAATGATGAAG ATGATGACAGATTATCTGAGATTTCTGCTCGCTCTGCAGCATCTAGTCTCCGGGCTTTTCAGACTCTGGCACGAGctcagaaaaggaaggagagtttCTGGGGCAAAACATAA
- the MDM1 gene encoding nuclear protein MDM1 isoform X3, with product MPVRFKGLSEYQRNFLWKKSYLSESCNSSVGRRYPWAGLRSDQLGITKEPSFISKRRVPYHDPQISKSLEWNGATSENDVFVSPAPEAPKAPESQRAEQKQDVNQERVLALEASRVPKRTRSHSADSRAEGAGDIVENNKDVIANHIPANENVELEHSTKLPSESIDNTLDRVLQKKAGLTVVPSHSVLRNSEYQRQFVWKTPKETAPVFAANQVLHNKSKFVPQFKGNSTIHETEYKRNFKGLSPVKEPKLRNDLKESGYFETTSSEKKCNKTDYSLKLEAEMESKDLCQPKKKCTPWRHQRLGKVHSEYRAKFLSPAQYLYKAGAWTRVKENIPNHVKELREKAECYRKRIQGTHFSRDHLNQILSDKNCFWDVSSTTSSEGTISSNIRALDLAGDPTSHKTLQKWASTKLEEKRPILEEQPQKTTTEKLGLSDAPCIPVRRRLAWDAENTGEDVQKQPREEEVEERERDKQVYMGELEKLEVHEKSKADKIKEGSDSSSMSSGKGGRLPTPKLRELGGVQRTHHDLTTPAVGGAVLVSPSKVKPPVPEQKKRMSSQDGLETPQTDLRKKGSHVMARQTSPAAGVKTADPLPLREDSEVSITKCAAATPPECCKKIPECSKNTPGRSPSSPCISCYWHPSRRIQGSLKDPEFQHNVGKARKNNFQLPQHEAFNDEDDDRLSEISARSAASSLRAFQTLARAQKRKESFWGKT from the exons GAATCACGAAAGAGccaagttttatttcaaaaagaagagtCCCTTACCATGACCCACAGATTTCAAAATCTCTTGAGTGGAATGGAGCTACCTCAGAGAATGATGTGTTCGTATCACCAGCACCTGAAGCCCCCAAAGCACCAGAATCACAAAGGGCAGAACAAAAGCAAGATGTTAACCAAGAAAGAGTTCTTGCACTAGAAGCCTCCAGGGTTCCCAAGAGGACCAGATCTCACTCTGCAGACTCCAGAGCTGAAGGGGCTGGAGATATTGTGGAAAATAATAAGGATGTAATAGCAAACCATATACCAGCTAATGAAAATGTGGAACTGGAACATTCTACCAAGCTTCCCTCTGAAAGCATAGATAATACG TTGGATAGAGTTCTGCAGAAGAAAGCTGGATTGACTGTTGTTCCTTCACATAGTGTCTTGAGAAATTCTGAATATCAAAGGCAGTTTGTTTGGAAGACCCCTAAAGAAACTGCTCCAGTTTTTGCAGCCAATCAG gttttgcacaataaaagcaaatttgTTCCACAATTCAAAGGTAACTCAACAATCCATGAAActgaatataaaagaaattttaagggcTTATCTCCAGTGAAAGAACCAAAATTAagaaatgatttaaaagaaagcgGATATTTTGAAACAACATCTTCTGAAAAAAAG tgtaatAAAACagattattctttaaagttagaagcagagatgGAATCAAAAGACTTATGTCAGCCTAAAAAGAAGTGTACTCCTTGGAGACATCAAAGGCTTGG GAAGGTGCATTCTGAATATAGAGCCAAGTTTCTGAGCCCAGCCCAGTATTTATATAAAGCTGGGGCTTGGACACGTGTGAAGGAAAACATACCAAACCAT GTTAAAGAACTCCGGGAGAAGGCTGAGTGTTATAGGAAACGAATTCAAGGGACACATTTTTCTCGAGATCATCTGAATCAGATTCTTTCTGACAAAAACTGCTTTTGGGATGTTTCCTCGACCACGAGCTCAGAAGGAACCATTAGTAGTAACATTAGAGCACTAGATCTTGCTGG AGATCCTACAAGCCATAAGACTTTGCAGAAATGGGCTTCtacaaaactagaagaaaaaagaCCTATCTTGGAAGAACAGCCCCAGAAAACTACCACGGAGAAACTGGGCTTGTCAGATGCTCCCTGcatacctgttagaaggcgtctggcttgggatgcagagaacaCTGGTGAAGACGTACAGAAACAGCCaagagaggaggaggtggaggaaagggaaagggacaaGCAGGTTTATATGGGAGAGTTAGAGAAATTGGAAGTACATGAAAAATCTAAGGCAGACAAGATAAAAGAAGG gtCAGATTCCTCTTCCATGTCCTCAGGAAAAGGAGGCAGGCTTCCCACTCCAAAGCTGCGGGAGCTGGGTGGGGTCCAGAGGACTCACCACGACCTGACCACTCCGGCTGTTG GTGGTGCTGTTTTAGTGTCTCCATCTAAAGTGAAGCCTCCAGTCccagaacagaagaaaagaatgtCTTCTCAGGATGGCTTAGAAACTCCACAGACTGATTTGAggaag aAAGGAAGCCATGTGATGGCCCGTCAGACTTCTCCAGCTGCTGGTGTAAAAACAGCTGATCCCCTGCCTTTGAGGGAAGATTCTGAAGTCAGTATCACCAAATGTGCTGCAGCAACTCCTCCAGAATGTTGCAAAAAAATTCCAGAATGCTCCAAAAACACACCTGGGCGGTCTCCCTCTTCACCCTGTATTTCGTGCTACTGGCATCCCTCTCGTCGGATTCAGGGCTCTCTGAAAGACCCAGAATTTCAGCACAACG tgggaaaagCAAGGAAGAACAATTTCCAGTTACCTCAGCACGAAGCCTTTAATGATGAAG ATGATGACAGATTATCTGAGATTTCTGCTCGCTCTGCAGCATCTAGTCTCCGGGCTTTTCAGACTCTGGCACGAGctcagaaaaggaaggagagtttCTGGGGCAAAACATAA